A stretch of the Taeniopygia guttata chromosome 3, bTaeGut7.mat, whole genome shotgun sequence genome encodes the following:
- the LOC100190436 gene encoding putative dosage compensation-related protein DPY30 has protein sequence MPRKHQSRRWIFSHYPHVPTWTRQLYLSCYRDLLFLQKRDHPIPLNF, from the exons ATGCCGAGAAAACATCAAAGCAGAAGGTGGATCTTCAGTCATTACCCACACGTGCCTACTTGGACCAGACAGTTGTACCTATCTTGCTACAGGGACTTGCTGTTCTTGCAAAAGAGAG accACCCAATCCCATTGAATTTCTAG
- the LOC116808052 gene encoding uncharacterized protein: MDGDLQASVRLLFHILSKRAEKVKEADLEQLVLWARSKGKLQKPSLLFSETEWQELGQLLWDAVIEGKKDKKTLLELGGVWKKVSHTLQSMAAEKEAAEAAIRAFEQSTAEQIETRKPSRVEKFFNVCNMRPVRGQKAPVSPSVRDVVARLEGGTEPGSVGLAGARRSGDAAAPGAEVCSRAADVNSSAVSRNAADQEVALPGPLGGGETPEEAGGVGDETGLSQEEELRGGDQGRDQGGDGSEAAPAPRPPAAAAAAAATGACKRRGAARRYPPAATATASSLARFGGAGHPNASGVAEVATQTTPEQSPENASSHPTTVARHCPLPPSSDSDDSEPDFPVVNCSRDTRSQNKIQRPNTLQKKIARLATLSNRQVQAVEPSTGQQLASPAVLKNPLQSRWASVVKDALLDGDWKAASSLACPVIVSNGNAIWEPHDWKILQSAKQTVTTYGIRSEAARNIIQYIFTADVLCPSDSSNIASLLLTPSQFLMFEREWKRLAVEEANKHTDAGDPFFGVQPDMLTGQGPYATNQVQLTFPIEIHQLSQQLAHQALLLVPDKKKSASYATIKQGATEPFGQFIDRLSAALKDAPDVPPDVQEHLFRSLAFENANPPTRTILATLPQGCPVDEMLVRATRAEQSNQAAAFAATIQDAIEQQGHIIAAALSSNNTRKQKT, translated from the coding sequence atggatggagatttacaggcttcagtgcggctgctctttcatattctctcaaagagagctgaaaaagttaaagaagccgatttagaacagttggtcctttgggcaagaagcaaaggcaagctgcaaaaaccttccctgctttttagtgaaaccgaatggcaagagctggggcagctgctttgggatgcagtgatagagggcaaaaaggacaagaaaacactattagagcttggaggtgtttggaagaaagtttcacataccttacagagcatggccgcggagaaagagGCAGCAGAAGCTGCCATTCGAGCATTTGAGCAGtccacagcagaacaaatagaaacGCGAAAGCCATcgcgggttgaaaaattctttaatgtttgtaatatgcggccagtgcgcgggcagaaagccccagtcagcccctctgtcagagatgttgttGCTCGTTTGGAGGGCGGCACGGAGCCGGGCAGCGTGGGGCTGGCCGGCGCGAGACGGAGCGGGgatgcggccgcgcccggagcggaagtgtgctcacgagcagcggatgttaacagctcggcggtttcgcgaaatgcggcagaccaggaagtggccctcccgggtcccttgggaggcggggagacacctgaggaggcaggcggagttggtgatgaaacagggctgagtcaggaggaggaactcaggggcggagatcaaggcagagaccagggcggagacgggagcgaggcggcgccggcccctcgcccccccgcagcggcggcggcggcggctgccacCGGTGCGTGCAAACGCAGAGGAGCGGCTCGCCGATACCCGCCAGCGGCCACGGCCAcggccagcagcctggcacggtttggaggggctggacaccccaatgctagcggagtggcagaagtagccacccaaacaacaccagagcagagccccgaaaatgccagttcccacCCCACCACCGTGGCGCGGCACTGCCCACTCCCaccgagttcagattctgacgactcagagccagacttTCCGGTCgtcaattgcagcagggacacacgatcacagaacaagatacaaagaccaaatacgttgcagaaaaaaatagcccgccttgccaccctTTCGAATCGTCAGGTTCAAgcagtggaaccttccactggccagcaattggcatcgccagcagttttaaaaaatcccttgcagtcccgatgggcgtcagttgtgaaagatgctcttttagacggtgactggaaagctgccagctccctggcttgtcctgtaatagtgtctaatgggaatgccatctgggagccccatgactggaaaatcctacaatcagctaagcagacagtcaccacttatgggatcagatcagaagcagccaggaacatcattcagtatatattcacagcagatgtgctttgtcctagTGATTCGtctaacattgcatccctgcttctgacaccttctcaattcctcatgtttgaaagggaatggaaacgGTTGGCAGTTGAGgaggccaacaaacacacagatgcgggagaccccttttttggagtccagccagatatgctgactgggcagggaccatatgcaaccaatcaggtgcaacttacctttcctattgaaatacatcaattgtcacagcaattggctcatcaagctttgcttttggtaccggacaagaaaaagtcagcatcctatgccaccataaagcaaggagccactgaaccatttggacaatttattgataggctgtcagctgctttaaaggatgcacctgacgtgccaccagacgttcaggaacatttattccgatcccttgcttttgagaatgctaacccacccaccagaaccatcctagccaccctccctcagggctgtccagtcgatgagatgcttgtcagagccacacgcgcagaacagagcaaccaagctgcggCATTCGCCGCAACCATCCAGGATGCAATtgaacaacaaggacacatcattgcagctgctttatcaagcaacaacacaaggaaacaaaagacgtaa